A portion of the Gossypium arboreum isolate Shixiya-1 chromosome 8, ASM2569848v2, whole genome shotgun sequence genome contains these proteins:
- the LOC108469105 gene encoding uncharacterized protein LOC108469105, producing MGRACLGYMVFLQLTQKGASPYFIDSMLRNQVQDLVIPRASLEKPRRSIGSSYSYSKLPEEPIKLSVRKLDGSSFDVEVIKSATIADLKLAVQHVFSHMPRKGPGKISWPHVWGHFCLCYDGQKLLTDTDHIMNYGIKDGDQLHFIRHVTSSYNLTKIQSKRRMAAQKQSYLSISSSTSTLACEHNGEEDEDEDDMEAGTCKSGNDKKRSMIVQQECQFGQLWRSWSSHSKTSTIRRKGSSQGKVCQPRDGTSFVGNFRKIYQLWGTTKYSPKPK from the exons ATGGGTAGAGCCTGCCTTGGATATATGGTGTTTCTTCAACTCACACAAAAAGGCGCTTCTCCTTATTTCATAGACAGCATGTTGAGAAACCAAGTTCAGGATTTGGTGATCCCAAGGGCTTCTTTGGAGAAGCCAAGGCGGTCCATTGGTTCCTCTTATTCTTATTCTAAGCTTCCCGAGGAGCCCATCAAGCTCTCTGTTCGGAAACTGGATGGCTCTTCCTTTG ATGTTGAAGTTATAAAGTCAGCCACCATTGCCGACCTCAAGCTGGCTGTTCAACACGTGTTTAGTCATATGCCAAGGAAAGGTCCCGGCAAGATTTCATG GCCACATGTTTGGGGACATTTTTGCTTGTGCTATGATGGTCAGAAGTTGCTCACAGACACTGATCATATCATGAATTATGGCATCAAGGATGGTGATCAG CTTCATTTTATTAGGCATGTCACTTCCAGCTATAACCTGACAAAGATTCAATCAAAGAGAAGAATGGCTGCCCAAAAACAATCATACTT GTCGATATCAAGCTCAACGAGCACTTTAGCATGTGAACATAACGGTGAAGAAGACGAAGATGAAGATGATATGGAGGCTGGGACATGCAAGAGTGGAAATGACAAGAAGCGAAGTATGATTGTACAACAAGAATGCCAATTTGGTCAGTTATGGAGAAGTTGGTCCTCGCATTCAAAGACGTCAACCATTAGAAGAAAAGGATCAAGCCAAGGCAAGGTTTGCCAGCCTAGAGATGGTACTAGCTTTGTGGGGAATTTTAGGAAAATCTATCAACTTTGGGGTACTACTAAATATTCTCCAAAGCCAAAATGA
- the LOC108467605 gene encoding uncharacterized protein LOC108467605 isoform X2, giving the protein MKKMKGVAASVEYSPYPIYEDQRNRFKHHSLMQDFDDLFKETEAMRKRLQVLKDKKLTLLAEVRFLKRRHKFLMQNRTSNTPAEQSFAHSQNKVIRSKPNTEEKKSTGKEHTLGRLATGFDLNQKTEEEELQANNNSMGVEELKRSSLRIGSDEQHNDIKLSACWNTGNGPNRVGKRKITWQDQVALKV; this is encoded by the exons ATGAAGAAGATGAAAGGGGTTGCTGCTTCTGTGGAGTATTCTCCATACCCCATATACGAGGACCAAAGGAACAGGTTCAAGCACCACAGCCTTATGCAAGACTTCGACGACTTGTTCAAG GAAACAGAGGCTATGAGAAAGAGATTGCAGGTTTTGAAAGATAAAAAGTTGACCCTTTTGGCTGAAGTTCG GTTTTTGAAACGGAGGCACAAGTTCTTGATGCAAAACCGAACTTCGAACACACCGGCAGAACAAAGCTTTGCGCATTCACAAAATAAGGTGATCAGAAGTAAACCAAATACGGAGGAAAAGAAATCGACCGGAAAGGAACATACTTTGGGGCGCCTAGCTACTGGTTTCGATTTGAACCAGAAG ACAGAGGAGGAAGAACTACAAGCTAATAATAACTCAATGGGAGTAGAGGAATTGAAGAGAAGTTCACTCAGAATAGGAAGTGATGAGCAGCACAATGATATTAAACTATCAGCGTGCTGGAACACCGGAAATGGCCCGAACCGAGTCGGAAAACGGAAGATCACATGGCAAGATCAGGTGGCATTGAAGGTTTAA
- the LOC108470293 gene encoding DEAD-box ATP-dependent RNA helicase 15-like, which translates to MGETRDNDAYEEELLDYEEEEEKAPDSVTAKANGDAGKKGYVGIHSSGFRDFLLKPELLRAIVDSGFEHPSEVQHECIPQAILGMDVICQAKSGMGKTAVFVLSTLQQIEPTPGQVVALVLCHTRELAYQICHEFERFSTYLPDIKVAVFYGGVNIKVHKDLLKNECPHVVVGTPGRILALTRDKDLSLKNVRHFILDECDKMLESLDMRRDVQEIFKMTPHDKQVMMFSATLSKEIRPVCKKFMQDPMEIYVDDEAKLTLHGLVQHYIKLSELEKNRKLNDLLDALDFNQVVIFVKSVSRAAELNKLLMECNFPSICIHSGMSQEERLTRYKGFKEGHKRILVATDLVGRGIDIERVNIVINYDMPDSADTYLHRVGRAGRFGTKGLAITFVSSASDSDVLNQVQERFEVDIKELPEQIDTSTYMPS; encoded by the exons ATGGGAGAAACAAGGGACAACGACGCTTATGAGGAAGAGCTTCTCGActacgaagaagaagaagagaaagccCCTGACTCTGTCACTGCTAAAGCCAATGGCGATGCGGGCAAGAA GGGCTATGTTGGGATTCACAGTTCAGGATTCAGAGATTTCCTTTTGAAGCCAGAGCTGCTTCGAGCCATTGTGGACTCTGGATTTGAGCACCCTTCCGAAG TTCAACATGAATGCATTCCCCAAGCTATACTGGGTATGGATGTTATTTGTCAAGCTAAATCAGGGATGGGGAAGACTGCGGTTTTTGTTCTATCAACATTACAACAGATTGAACCTACCCCAGGGCAAGTTGTTGCCCTTGTTTTGTGCCATACTAGGGAGTTAGCTTACCAG ATTTGTCACGAGTTCGAGAGGTTCAGTACTTACCTTCCTGATATCAAGGTTGCTGTCTTCTATGGTGGTGTTAACATTAAAGTTCACAAAGATCTACTGAAAAATGAATGCCCTCATGTTGTTGTTGGCACACCTGGAAGGATATTGGCTCTGACAAGAGACAAGGACCTTTCATTGAAGAATGTGAGGCATTTCATTCTTGATGAATGTGACAAGATGCTTGAATCACTTG ACATGAGGAGAGATGTCCAGGAGATTTTCAAGATGACCCCTCATGATAAGCAAGTTATGATGTTTTCTGCCACTCTTAGCAAAGAAATTCGCCCTGTCTGCAAGAAATTTATGCAAGAT CCCATGGAAATTTATGTCGATGACGAGGCCAAGTTGACCCTTCATGGTCTTGTGCAG CACTACATCAAATTGAGTGAGCTGGAGAAAAACCGCAAGTTGAATGATCTCCTTGATGCATTGGATTTTAACCAAGTTGTTATATTTGTTAAAAGTGTGAGCCGAGCAGCTGAGTTGAACAAGTTGCTCATGGAATGTAATTTTCCCTCTATATGCATTCACTCTGGAATGTCACAGGAAGAAAG GTTGACTCGCTACAAAGGTTTCAAAGAGGGTCATAAAAGAATTCTTGTGGCCACAGATTTGGTTGGAAGAGGAATTGATATTGAACGTGTTAACATTGTTATCAACTATGACATGCCAGATTCTGCTGATACATACCTGCATAGG GTTGGTAGAGCTGGCAGATTTGGCACCAAGGGTCTTGCAATTACATTTGTTTCGTCTGCTTCAGATTCTGATGTGCTCAATCAG GTCCAGGAGAGGTTTGAAGTGGATATTAAGGAACTTCCAGAGCAGATTGATACATCTACATACA TGCCATCATAA
- the LOC108469304 gene encoding ethylene-responsive transcription factor SHINE 2-like, which yields MVQTKKFRGVRQRQWGSWVSEIRHPLLKRRVWLGTFETAEAAARAYDQAAILMNGQNAKTNFPPATAHKDDSPLPPKALSELLNAKLKKCCKDQSPSLTCLRLDTDNAHIGVWQKRAGTRSSSSWVMRVNLGNKKTTTPPSEDGPALSSPPIADEIEGESHVLGEEDRIALQMIEELLNWNCPMVSTSSGV from the exons ATGGTACAAACAAAGAAATTCAGAGGTGTTCGGCAGCGTCAGTGGGGCTCTTGGGTATCTGAGATTCGCCATCCTTTACT GAAAAGAAGGGTATGGCTAGGCACGTTCGAGACGGCTGAGGCAGCGGCAAGAGCATATGACCAGGCTGCCATTTTGATGAATGGACAAAATGCCAAGACCAATTTTCCTCCTGCTACTGCTCACAAAGATGATTCTCCATTGCCTCCCAAGGCTCTTTCTGAGCTTCTCAATGCTAAGCTCAAGAAATGTTGCAAAGACCAGTCTCCATCTCTTACTTGCCTCAGGCTTGACACTGATAATGCCCACATTGGAGTTTGGCAAAAACGTGCAGGCACTCGTTCCAGTTCCAGTTGGGTCATGAGGGTTAATCTTGGGAATAAGAAGACAACTACACCGCCATCGGAAGATGGACCGGCATTATCATCGCCACCTATAGCCGATGAGATTGAAGGGGAAAGTCACGTATTGGGAGAAGAAGACAGGATTGCACTGCAGATGATAGAAGAATTACTCAATTGGAATTGTCCTATGGTTTCAACTTCAAGTGGAGTTTAA
- the LOC108468344 gene encoding agamous-like MADS-box protein AGL80: MTRKKVKLAYITNDSARKATFKKRKKGLMKKVSELSTLCGIDACAIMYSPYESQPEVWPSAMGVQRVLSKFKKVPEMEQSKKMVNQESFLAQRIAKANEQLKKQCKENREKEMTHVMFQNLIGKAGILGLNVVDLNDLAWLIDQNLKEIDKRVDALAKTSLNPQGQGGSSSSVAVPPMVTPEVAITGDMVQGEVNNMDWMQRQQWIMELMNNNNNPQTQTQTHVGFNGEETVFPFGDNINPNVNNGLWSNAFFPWEK, translated from the coding sequence ATGACGAGAAAGAAAGTGAAGCTTGCCTATATTACCAATGACTCGGCAAGGAAAGCCACcttcaagaaaagaaagaagggtTTAATGAAAAAAGTGAGTGAACTTAGTACCCTTTGTGGTATCGATGCTTGTGCTATTATGTACAGTCCATATGAGTCCCAACCGGAGGTTTGGCCATCGGCTATGGGAGTCCAACGTGTGCTGTCCAAGTTCAAGAAGGTACCCGAGATGGAACAAAGCAAAAAGATGGTGAACCAAGAGAGTTTCCTAGCCCAGAGGATCGCCAAAGCCAATGAGCAGCTCAAGAAGCAGTGCAAGGAAAACCGGGAAAAGGAGATGACACATGTCATGTTCCAGAACCTTATTGGCAAAGCCGGTATCCTTGGATTAAACGTGGTGGACTTGAACGATCTCGCTTGGTTGATCGATCAAAACTTGAAGGAGATCGACAAAAGGGTCGATGCACTTGCTAAAACATCTCTTAATCCTCAAGGCCAAGGGGGTTCATCGTCGTCCGTGGCTGTGCCGCCTATGGTAACGCCCGAAGTGGCTATTACGGGGGACATGGTGCAAGGGGAGGTGAACAACATGGATTGGATGCAGAGGCAACAATGGATCATGGAGctgatgaataataataataatccacaaaCACAAACACAAACTCATGTGGGATTTAATGGCGAAGAGACGGTATTCCCATTTGGGGATAACATTAATCCTAACGTCAACAATGGCCTTTGGTCCAATGCTTTTTTCCCTTGGGAAAAATAG
- the LOC108469177 gene encoding probable sugar phosphate/phosphate translocator At5g25400 has product MGKGGSLSHSVLRKILLSYTYVAIWIFLSFTVIVYNKYILDKKMYNWPFPISLTIIHMSFCASLAFLLINVFKFFEPVSMSSHLYLSSVVPIAALYSLSLWFSNSAYIYLSVSFIQMLKVLMPVAVYSIAVLLKKEPFKPNTMLNMLSISLGVAIAAYGEARFDTWGVILQLGAVAFEATRLVMIQILLTSKGITLNPITSLYYVAPCCLVFLLVPWIYVEFSVLKEISDFHFDFLIFGTNSLCAFALNLAVFLLVGKTSALTMNVAGVVKDWLLIAFSWSVIKDTVTPINLSGYGLAFLGVAYYNHSKLQALKVKEAQKTTREAGEEAGSLLKDTQGQETGTSNTESQN; this is encoded by the coding sequence ATGGGCAAGGGCGGGTCTTTGAGTCACAGCGTCCTCAGGAAGATCCTTCTCTCTTACACCTACGTTGCTATCTGGATCTTCCTCAGCTTCACCGTCATCGTCTACAACAAGTACATCCTCGACAAGAAGATGTATAATTGGCCTTTCCCAATCTCTCTCACCATCATCCACATGTCCTTTTGTGCCTCCCTCGCTTTCCTCCTCATCAATGTCTTCAAATTTTTCGAACCTGTTTCCATGTCTTCCCACCTTTACCTTTCTTCCGTTGTCCCAATCGCTGCCCTTTACTCTCTCAGCCTCTGGTTCTCCAATTCCGCTTACATTTACTTGTCTGTTTCCTTTATTCAAATGCTCAAAGTCCTCATGCCTGTCGCTGTTTATTCCATTGCCGTTCTTTTAAAAAAAGAACCCTTCAAGCCTAATACTATGCTCAACATGTTGTCCATCTCTCTTGGGGTCGCTATTGCTGCCTACGGAGAAGCTAGATTTGATACCTGGGGTGTCATTTTGCAATTGGGAGCCGTTGCTTTCGAGGCTACCAGGTTGGTTATGATCCAAATCTTGCTTACTTCTAAAGGGATCACCTTGAACCCCATCACTTCTCTGTATTATGTTGCACCCTGCTGTTTGGTTTTCCTGTTGGTGCCATGGATTTACGTTGAATTCTCAGTTTTGAAAGAGATATCAGATTTCCATTTCGATTTCCTGATTTTTGGGACCAATTCTCTTTGTGCTTTTGCTTTGAATCTAGCTGTCTTCTTACTGGTTGGAAAGACTTCTGCATTGACCATGAACGTAGCTGGTGTTGTCAAGGACTGGTTGTTGATTGCCTTCTCATGGTCTGTGATTAAGGACACCGTGACGCCCATCAACTTGTCTGGGTACGGGCTGGCCTTTCTGGGAGTTGCTTACTATAATCATTCCAAGTTGCAGGCTTTGAAGGTTAAAGAGGCACAGAAGACGACTAGAGAGGCTGGCGAGGAAGCTGGGAGTTTACTCAAGGATACCCAAGGTCAGGAAACTGGTACCAGTAACACCGAATCCCAGAATTAG
- the LOC108467605 gene encoding uncharacterized protein LOC108467605 isoform X1 → MKKMKGVAASVEYSPYPIYEDQRNRFKHHSLMQDFDDLFKETEAMRKRLQVLKDKKLTLLAEVRFLKRRHKFLMQNRTSNTPAEQSFAHSQNKVIRSKPNTEEKKSTGKEHTLGRLATGFDLNQKVKTKETTLAHPCPMFDLNQKQQKVFSEKQEVTLRTSLPALDSYQKERPYSEKEATARSMAPVFDLNQISTEEEELQANNNSMGVEELKRSSLRIGSDEQHNDIKLSACWNTGNGPNRVGKRKITWQDQVALKV, encoded by the exons ATGAAGAAGATGAAAGGGGTTGCTGCTTCTGTGGAGTATTCTCCATACCCCATATACGAGGACCAAAGGAACAGGTTCAAGCACCACAGCCTTATGCAAGACTTCGACGACTTGTTCAAG GAAACAGAGGCTATGAGAAAGAGATTGCAGGTTTTGAAAGATAAAAAGTTGACCCTTTTGGCTGAAGTTCG GTTTTTGAAACGGAGGCACAAGTTCTTGATGCAAAACCGAACTTCGAACACACCGGCAGAACAAAGCTTTGCGCATTCACAAAATAAGGTGATCAGAAGTAAACCAAATACGGAGGAAAAGAAATCGACCGGAAAGGAACATACTTTGGGGCGCCTAGCTACTGGTTTCGATTTGAACCAGAAGGTAAAGACCAAGGAAACCACTTTAGCTCATCCTTGTCCTATGTTTGACTTAAACCAAAAGCAACAGAAAGTTTTCAGCGAAAAGCAGGAAGTTACTTTGCGAACTAGTTTACCGGCTCTCGACTCATACCAGAAGGAAAGGCCTTATAGCGAAAAGGAGGCTACTGCTCGAAGCATGGCGCCGGTTTTCGATTTAAATCAGATTTCG ACAGAGGAGGAAGAACTACAAGCTAATAATAACTCAATGGGAGTAGAGGAATTGAAGAGAAGTTCACTCAGAATAGGAAGTGATGAGCAGCACAATGATATTAAACTATCAGCGTGCTGGAACACCGGAAATGGCCCGAACCGAGTCGGAAAACGGAAGATCACATGGCAAGATCAGGTGGCATTGAAGGTTTAA